The proteins below come from a single Camelus bactrianus isolate YW-2024 breed Bactrian camel chromosome 2, ASM4877302v1, whole genome shotgun sequence genomic window:
- the NPY2R gene encoding neuropeptide Y receptor type 2, whose translation MGPLGAEADENQTVEETKVEQSGPGHTTPRGELAPDSEPELIDSTKLIEVQIVLILAYCSIILLGVIGNSLVIHVVIKFKSMRTVTNFFIANLAVADLLVNTLCLPFTLTYTLMGEWKMGPVLCHLVPYAQGLAVQVSTITLTVIALDRHRCIVYHLESKISKRISFLIIGLAWGVSALLASPLAIFREYSLIEIIPDFEIVACTEKWPGEDKSVYGTVYSLSSLLILYVLPLGIISFSYTRIWSKLRNHVSPGAANDHYHQRRQKTTKMLVCVVVVFAVSWLPLHAFQLAVDIDNQVLDLKEYKLIFTVFHIIAMCSTFANPLLYGWMNSNYRKAFLSAFRCEQRMDAIHSEVSVTFKAKKNLEVTKNNGPSDSFTEATNV comes from the coding sequence ATGGGCCCATTAGGTGCAGAGGCTGATGAGAACCAGACGGTGGAAGAAACGAAGGTGGAGCAGTCTGGTCCAGGGCACACCACTCCTAGAGGTGAGCTGGCCCCCGACTCTGAGCCCGAGCTCATAGACAGCACCAAGCTGATCGAGGTACAGATCGTACTTATATTGGCCTATTGCTCCATCATCTTGCTTGGGGTGATTGGCAATTCCTTGGTGATCCACGTGGTGATCAAATTTAAGAGCATGCGCACAGTAACCAACTTTTTTATCGCCAACCTGGCTGTGGCCGATCTTCTGGTGAATACCCTCTGCCTGCCATTTACGCTTACCTACACCTTAATGGGGGAGTGGAAAATGGGTCCTGTCCTATGCCACTTGGTGCCCTATGCCCAGGGCCTGGCGGTACAAGTGTCCACCATCACCTTGACGGTAATTGCCCTGGACAGGCATCGTTGCATCGTCTACCACCTGGAGAGCAAGATCTCCAAGCGAATCAGCTTCTTGATTATTGGCCTGGCTTGGGGTGTCAGTGCCTTGCTAGCAAGCCCCCTGGCCATCTTCCGGGAGTACTCACTGATTGAGATCATTCCTGACTTTGAGATTGTGGCCTGCACGGAGAAGTGGCCTGGTGAGGACAAGAGCGTCTATGGCACTGTCTACAGTCTCTCCTCCTTATTGATTCTGTATGTCCTACCTCTGGGCATCATCTCTTTCTCCTACACTCGTATCTGGAGTAAACTTAGGAACCATGTCAGCCCTGGAGCTGCCAACGACCACTATCATCAGCGGAGGCAAAAAACCACCAAAATGctggtgtgtgtggtggtggtgtttgCGGTCAGCTGGTTGCCTCTCCATGCTTTCCAACTTGCTGTGGACATTGACAACCAAGTCCTGGACCTGAAGGAGTACAAACTTATCTTCACCGTGTTCCACATCATCGCCATGTGCTCCACCTTTGCCAACCCTCTTCTCTATGGCTGGATGAACAGCAACTACAGAAAGGCTTTCCTCTCAGCCTTCCGCTGTGAGCAAAGGATGGACGCCATTCACTCTGAGGTGTCCGTGACATTCAAGGCTAAAAAGAACCTGGAAGTCACAAAGAACAATGGCCCCAGTGACTCTTTCACAGAGGCTACCAACGTTTAA